In Fusarium fujikuroi IMI 58289 draft genome, chromosome FFUJ_chr02, the genomic stretch TCAAGAAAGAACCCACGATTCAGGGCAACAGCCACTTTGTCCAAACACTCCTGCAGACATTGAAAATGGCTGTCAATAACCCTCGAGTATTCTTAACACCAAGGCTCGTTAATGTCCAAGCACTTGCTCTTTTGGTAAGATCCATCTCGGCTCTTATTGTGAAAATGAACTGACTATTGCGGCAGAGTTACGTGGCCGAGCAGTACAGCACGACTTCGCTTGCAGAACTCGTCTTCGCCCAAGCCTGTCTACTGGCTCGCACCATGGGTCTTCATCAAAGCAATGCATCTTCCGATGGCCTTCCACCCGAAGACATATTGGAACGACACAAAGTTTTTAGATCATTATATATCAGAGATAAAAATATTGCAATATTCCGTGGGTCTACAGCCTGGCTACCAGGCTATGATTCCGGCATACCCCCTTCCTTTGACGAAACCGAAACAGTAACACCCGATTTATTAGCTCGCCTAGAGCTTGCGAAACTTCAGGATGAAGTTTACCAGGCCTTCCATGCGGCCGGTGCACCCAACTTACATCCTTCGAGGCACCACCAGGTACTGGCACAGTTACAACAAAGATTGGAACAGTGGTCTTCGACTCATAGCATCATGCAGATGGCTTTGACGTCCACTGAAACACTCTCTCTCATGTTATCTTTCTTCGCAACAAGGATCTGTTTAAGTAAAGATAATGGTGACACGAGGTCTACTCAGCCGTTCAAGGATGCCAAAGCATGCTGTCTTGTTTTCTTACTGGCTACAGGTACAAAGCCTGATTTGCGCATTTCTGAGACTTTGAAAGAGATACTAGGCCAAGACAAATCTCTCAACCACGCTAGCTCCAGAAAGACGAAGAGAAATTCTCGAAGTCAACCCGCTGTGTCTGGAAGTGATGAGTCTGCGACCTCATCCCTTCCTCGGTTGGCTGCAACTTTCCCACTAGCGGCTGCTTTCATAGTTGCTAAGGATACCTTATTGCAGCCAATAGGAGAAGCGGATGGCACCCCCGGTCGGCCAGAAGAGGAAATAACAATTTTGGAAGCTCTTCGGGATCGATTTGCAACGGCTGCCGAGCAAGCCCATGTTGACAACCTCGCATTAAGTTTTAGTAGAATCCTGGGTCTATTGGTTAGAGTTGTGCGCCAGAAACGATCGCCTGAAGCAGACAAGACCCCTTCTTTAGCCTTCAACGACCTGCCAAGCCTGCATTCAACAAGATCTTCCAGCTCTTTACAGGAAAGTGTGGTGAGCTCTTTTAGAGGCACACCACCAGGTCAAGAGAACTTTTCAACAGTTAGTTCTACCAGTGAAGCCGTCTCaagttcttctcttctcttgccATTTACTCAGCCACTGGAGGACTCCGCCAGCGGCTCACCGTGGTTTACAAACGTGGGTCAAAGCATCGGACTAAGTAACACCCCAGTCTTAATGTCCTGGCCTGTTCAACAGAAGCGACAATCTGAGGAAGCGGACCACCTCaccaagagaccaagaaTGTCCTGCCAAGAGGAATACTTGGATATTCCTGCAGTGTACCATGATCATGGTTTACGAACTGAAGATGACTCTTTATTTACGTTCGACTTTCTAAACACAGGAGCGGATATTTCTGTTCTCGATATGGAAGACTAGTCGTTTACTCGACCTCTTTTTCTGTTCAAGGGGGTTTATTGGTTTCTCTACTATTTTAGGGCAATATATCGGACTTGActttccttctccttgttcttggattAGGATTTGATAGAGTATATACGAAACAGACGTACAATGCACTACTTGGAGTGACAGTCGGTGCTGATTTGATAGCGACCATGAATCAGTGATCTATCTATATCAAACTTCCTACTTCAAAGAGATCACTCGGTTGCTTCAGTATGTGGCACGCTCACTTGAGTATGTAAAGCTACCGGAGAGATACAGCCATCAGAGGTTTAGGCTCTCCTCACGATGCATTGTCTGATACGAATGCGCTGCGTCTGGGCATTCCCCGCAAACTAGAAACACGCCCTTTGCATATGCACCCTGTTGTATGCTATTTCTATTACGCTAAGTTATATCACAAGCTGACATCGACATATATTGTTACTATAGTCAAAGTATCATTTCGCCTTGGCGGTAGCACTTCGGCTGACCTCCACTGCATCAAAGCCTTTCAATCTTGTTTTCTCGATCCTACTCAACTCAAGTGTGCCGCTGAGATCATGATACAAGTGCAAGTTGCTCGACTGACCTCAGGCGGCGAAAATAGTCTTGGACATCATCAATCCTGTAGCAGCTGTGTGACTCTTGTTCAGCATTGGTTTTATTTTGGGTTCTTCGTGCCAAGACTGTCTGCATTTTCACTTACTTGCCAGTTTCCTTATTGTGAAGGCTGCAGCTGTGAAATGTTTGCATTATGGACATGACTGGTCGCCATACAAGCGATATACGAGATGTTGCCACCTGAGGAGGTTGCTCCAAACCAAGGTTGAAGCACTGATCTGATGCCAAGATTATTGCTAAGGCAAGAGGCGTGCCCGGACTCGAGAATGTGGAGGATTGGTCGTATTGACAAGAACCTAGCTCAGTACCACGATATCCTTCGCGTAAGTACTCGATTCTATACTCATAATCCCAGCAATAATTGTGGATCTAAGAGCCTCGTATCAAAGGAGAGCATCGCTCATCATGAGTGTATGAATACAACCGACGGGCTGGTACCTGAGGCTCTTCGGAAAGATACATGCCTTTCGTGGTACCAGACACTTTTACAAGGGTAGGGCTCTGCCGTTGTGTGTGACCATGACCCTCTGAAAATAGCCTGGATGTGTTGAAATCAAGGATTTCGAGGCCCTCACTCGCTTTATTTGTTTGGTAAAGAGTACCACAGCAGGCGGTAGGGATAAGACATGAAGTGATGTAACGCACAATGCATGCATGAGCACTACTGAACTATTTACTATTTGAGTACTATCCAATTTTATTCGGCCTGTTCTATCTATCTGGCAGATTAGTACTTTCTATCTTTTCACTATTAACGCAGTCGCTCGCTCGCAAAATCCCGAAAGCTTTCTATTTGACAGCAGCaggctcagcagccttctttcGCTGCAACAAACAGTGCCTACCCCATTTTCTCTTGAACTTGTCCGGGATGAATGACGCATCAGGAACCCAAAGAGTCCTTGCGAGCATATGTGTCTTGGCAGCGTCAAGGAAAGGCTCGCACTTGACAATTTCCCAGTTCTTCTCATCTGCAATGTAGTCGGGTTCATTTGGCGGCAGAGGGTCGTTTCTCTCTGGGTATTGAGTGTCGACCAAGAACGCACACGCGGGGAGCTCAGTGTATTTGCCCAAATCCTCCTCGTTGTGATCATTCATACCCGCTGTTGGAAGCCAAGTGCCACTCCAAAAGCCGAAACCAGTCTCGGCTTCAGCGAATTCACCGGGCAGAAGACCTCTAAACTCGGAGCGGACAAACTTGGCATGCATATCCCTGGGCAGAAAGTAAGATGAGGGGAAACGATACCACTCCTTTCCAAAACAGACGGTGTCCTCCTCGCGGCCAAAGGGCTCTTTGTCATCTGTTCCATCCCACAGGGGAGAGTAAATCTTCATAGGTCCAGAGTAAGCGGACCAGATACCGTAGACACGGAAAAGAGCGACATCGATAGACAGAATAATAGTGAGAGTAACAATCAGGAGCTTCAGCTTGGCAGGAATTTTTCCAACAAGGGACTTGGGATCAGAGTTGCCTAAAGCAGTCAAAATCATATGAAGAGAAATGGCTGCGTTGAGCGCAAGGAAAGGATAGGCCGGATACATGAACCTTTCTTCCTTGTGAGGCTGTGCGCTGAAGATAGCCAGCCACATGTAGAAGGGGGAGAGGAACACGACGGTTCTTAACCCAGTCTGAAACCCTTGGCCAGATGGTGAAATGATCTTCTGGAGTATGAAGAGAGGCAGAGCAGCAAGAGCCAGAACAAACCAGAGGTTGAAGTTCAAAGCCAGATTCTTGAAGTAGAATGTCCAAGGTTCTGTTCCATATAGCTCTGGACCATGGTTTGACGAAAAGATGTTATACTTGACAATGTTCCATGTCACAGAAACCGCCTTCTTGtagaagaagaggttgacaaAGTAGTCGCCGGCCTAGAGATGTCAGATCTACCATGAAGCAGGGAAATACGAGACTCACAAGAAGCAAGATTGCAGAAACTACACCACGGCCAATGCGAACAAATGCTTCCCACAACGCTGTCTTGTCGCCAAATACAAGCAGGATGAGTTCTTCGAGCATGAAGGGCGCGCAAAGCGCCGCAGCAAAGGGCCATCCCAAAattccagcagcagcaaaccAAAACATTCCCTGAGAAGTCTTGAGACCACCTCGCCAGTTCATGAAAGCTGCAGCTCCAACAGTGACCAGATACATGGCAAAGCTCGATGGAAGGTAAGCAGTGCTTGCATGGAAGTTTCCGGGGCTGGCAACGGtcgcgatgaggaagaagaggccaaTTCGGCTGTTGAGTGTGGTACTAGTGACCATGAAGAGGATCGTTTGAGTGATGGCGCACACAAAAGCCAGCCCAAACCGTACAAAGTAGAATTCAGCAACCTGAAGATTCGGCGTCAATGGACCTCTTTTGTATATTTCATCGTATGCAACTCACCTTGTTCGAGTGAGGAAATATTCGACGCACGTTGCCGACAAAGGCGTGGAAGGCGATGTAGAGCCAGCTGCGGATAGCATAGTCTGGAGAATATTCCCACGTCTGAAGGCCATAGCCATGGGACAAGTAGTGAGTCGGTTCCCAGTAATTGAAGGTCTCATCGCAATCTTGAATCGGTGCGAACCAGGCGGACACGAGAGCGGCACCGAAGAACCAGTAGAAGGCGGAAATCGGCTGCATAGAATATGCGCTTGGAGCTCTAAATTGAGAAAGGCATGGTCAGTACTGAGAGCTCTCAAAGTGGGATgaaatacctaggtaggtattctACATACTTTTTCTTGGCATGACTAGCGGTGGGATGCACAAACTGCCGCTGCTGCGACTGTTGAGCTGTACCTGGAGCCATCGTTGCTGTCGACTTTGACTTCGACGTGAGTTGATGATGGTTTACAAGGAAAGGAATGTTGTCGTCATGTCATAGTAAGTGGGTAGACAAGATGTGGGTGGGTATGGAATTTGGAGCTTCCTTCAACAGTTGGGGAAGGGGCCCTGCTATAGCACTAACTAACACTAGCACTAACATTTTATTAAAGCAGGTGCCTTTTAAGGCTTAACCGAGGCGCGTGGCTCACCGACGGTGAAGCATGTGTTGTGGGGTACTAGCGCCGGGAGACCGGTTCCACTTTATTGTTCACCTTGATTTTTTCTTGCTAGCGCTAGCATGGAAGGGTCTTTTACCCATGAGGAAGAGGCGCTCTGAAACTTTCTGCTTTTCTTCAACTTAACCTTTGCGCCTGTCGCATTCAGATCTGTCTTTTGGTTTTTACCATCTCATCTATTTCTAATGAGCCAAGAGTAATattccatccatcatttTATTCAAGACACTATATAGTAAAGCGACCGCAATACAACATGTCCGGTTTTCAAATCCCCGGCCTCGGCCAGGCCAAACCCAACGAGACCCTTCCGCCCATGCCTGCCGATGTTctagctgctgctgctgcaagcGTTCAAGATACCGAGATCACGGATGCTGTTCCCAATAACCCTAAAGACCAGCCTTCAGCATCTGCTGCTACCGAAGCCAAGCCCTCTGAGGCTGAGCCCGCACCAGTCGCAGACTCAGATGCTATGGTAGTCGATCAACCCGAAAGCCCTCCTTCTCTCACAGGTGCCCTCGAGGCCGCCATCGGCGGTCTAAACCCCACCCAAGCTGCTCAACCAGCTCCCACAGAAAACACCGAGACCGTGCCACTTCAGAACGACCAGGGCGATAACCCCGAATGGGAAGTCGACTCTTCTCCATACGAATCATCCTCAGAATCAAGCAGCTCTGATTCATCCGACGAAGACTCTGATGACAACGAAGGTTACGAACTTTTGGGCGTTGAAGAGACCGCGCGCCTGCTCATGCAGGCTGAAGGAggatctgatgatgagggcgaTCGAGGAGCTACTAGTTCAAGAACCACCCAGGTCCGAACAAAGAATGAGATTCCTGAAGAAGTAATTCCCAAGCCTGATGTCACAATTACAtccgagatgaagatggaggagttgGGAGCCATAGAGCATATTGTGGAGAACATGATGTTGATCAAGGCATTCACGCCTGGCGAGTACCAGGTTCTTGATTCCGGATCCGTGCTCTGCACAGCTGAGCGAGTCGTCATCGGTGCCATTGCAGATACGATCGGAAAGGTTCTGCAGCCTATGTATACCGTGCGCTTCACATCAGACCAGGATATCAAAGATTTAGGACTCGAAGTCGGCCAAACAGTGTACTACCCTACCGACCACGCCGCGTATGTCTTTACCGAGCCAttgaagaacatgaaggGCTCAGACGCCAGTAACCTTCACGATGAGGAAGTCGGCGATGACGAGATGGAGTTTTCAGACGACGAAAAGGAGGCCGAGTATAAGCGAGCgatcaagcagaagaagaaggataagtGGAAGAAGGACCCCTCCAGGGGAGGCAAGGAACCTCATCCTCTGCGACAAGAGTCGCGACCGGACGGAGGTCTCAActacgacgatgacgatgacggccCCTATAAGCCCCTAGCACGACCTCCCGGTTATGGTTCCGGCCCTTCTACAACAGAGATCTACGAGCCTCCATCGAGCAGAAACTTTAACCAGCGAGGAGGACGCCGTGGCGATTCTCGAGGGCGTGGAGGTCGTGGACGAGGTTCTGGACgtggtggaagaggaggctTCAACCAGCCCAGAGACGGCTACTCGCTACCTCCTCAGGCATCTCCTCAACATGTCCAACAAGCTGcccctccagctccatgGGCCGGTGCTCAAGCTCCAGCTCAAGGCGCAGCACCAGCGATGCCCAACTTTGGCTTCCAAATTCCTGGTTGGCCTCAACCACCTGCTCAGGGCAATGCTGCGGCTGCTCCGCCACCTCCTCCTGGATGGCCAGCTGCACAGGGTCAACAACAGGCTGCGAATGGCGGATCTTTCGTCAACCCGGCATTCTTCGCTGCGTTGATGTCGAGTATGCAAGCACAGCAGAACGGACAGTCGCCCTGgggacagcagcagcagcctcctaATAGTGGAAATGGCCAGGGCCAGTAAACGATCTGTAAACAATGGGTGTTAGTAGGTCATCTGTGGCGCTCAGGGTTTTTCTTTATAGGGGTATAGATAAAAAGGGCAAATTAACTTCTATGTTAGAAATTCATGATTTAATTACAACCTTCTAGACAATCTTCCGGACTAGCTGGTGAGCTCTTTGCTGGTGTACGTTTCGGGGGGGGGTTCAAACAGATGGTCTTATTCAATGCTAACTATGCGTGTATCCTCATATCTAATCCGTTGCTCATGCTAACTGAATTGAGGCAACCCATCCAAAAAGGGAGACAGCTGCTCTTTAAACACAATTCCACAGTATCAGTCATTTACAGGTCACTCCACTTTTCCTCGGTCTTGTCAGAGAAGTCGTAGAAACCAAGCTCGTaaacaagaccaagggtcATGCGAGCATGCTCGAGCATGTGGTCGAAAGATAGATACTTAATGTTATCATCGGTACCATGGATATGAGGGTCAGAGTACTCGAAGGCGGACTCAATAACAAAGGCTGAGGGGTAGCCGGCCTTAGAAGCAGAAGCGTGGTCGGAGCAGGCATAACCGCACTTGGTCTCGACCCAAGGAATGCTACAGTACTGGAAATAAGAGTTAGTATGAGAGCATGCAAAGAAGTCTGGACAAACGTACCTCCTCGACGACGgtcttgatgaacttggtcaGACCAGGGTCGACAAAGTCAGTAATGACACCAACGCTCTCGGGCTGACCGGCATCGAGAGTCTTCTGGACATAGCCAGTCATGTCCTGCTGAAGCATAGCCTTGACATCGCGGCCATTCTCCTCATACGACTTGAA encodes the following:
- a CDS encoding related to GAL4-like transcriptional activator: MWNNQGKEVCLKAPMNLLALTDEKGNSRKCGLHTTWLVRTAEHGKLDVEENGRNVKVASETVLSVDTRLPASASTMSNSCLQTYLCFRCQNFETLEGQLHSIQNDLSDLTSLVKGGSSVRSLSLPAEEWILENHSGTDPTSTPHTNRHIVRNTSQSLDRYHGPCSLYALCREFIDHPLFCASENNNSGGNTVSEHMILQEMLNEASNEPHIDMLSHPVGICLPPRQFLSLVIGPFFKNVDYATDIFVRSNFQPHVDRIYSQPIGPADEGWAVCFNVIILLGIKKEPTIQGNSHFVQTLLQTLKMAVNNPRVFLTPRLVNVQALALLSYVAEQYSTTSLAELVFAQACLLARTMGLHQSNASSDGLPPEDILERHKVFRSLYIRDKNIAIFRGSTAWLPGYDSGIPPSFDETETVTPDLLARLELAKLQDEVYQAFHAAGAPNLHPSRHHQVLAQLQQRLEQWSSTHSIMQMALTSTETLSLMLSFFATRICLSKDNGDTRSTQPFKDAKACCLVFLLATGTKPDLRISETLKEILGQDKSLNHASSRKTKRNSRSQPAVSGSDESATSSLPRLAATFPLAAAFIVAKDTLLQPIGEADGTPGRPEEEITILEALRDRFATAAEQAHVDNLALSFSRILGLLVRVVRQKRSPEADKTPSLAFNDLPSLHSTRSSSSLQESVVSSFRGTPPGQENFSTVSSTSEAVSSSSLLLPFTQPLEDSASGSPWFTNVGQSIGLSNTPVLMSWPVQQKRQSEEADHLTKRPRMSCQEEYLDIPAVYHDHGLRTEDDSLFTFDFLNTGADISVLDMED
- a CDS encoding related to mannosyltransferase, which encodes MAPGTAQQSQQRQFVHPTASHAKKKAPSAYSMQPISAFYWFFGAALVSAWFAPIQDCDETFNYWEPTHYLSHGYGLQTWEYSPDYAIRSWLYIAFHAFVGNVRRIFPHSNKVAEFYFVRFGLAFVCAITQTILFMVTSTTLNSRIGLFFLIATVASPGNFHASTAYLPSSFAMYLVTVGAAAFMNWRGGLKTSQGMFWFAAAGILGWPFAAALCAPFMLEELILLVFGDKTALWEAFVRIGRGVVSAILLLAGDYFVNLFFYKKAVSVTWNIVKYNIFSSNHGPELYGTEPWTFYFKNLALNFNLWFVLALAALPLFILQKIISPSGQGFQTGLRTVVFLSPFYMWLAIFSAQPHKEERFMYPAYPFLALNAAISLHMILTALGNSDPKSLVGKIPAKLKLLIVTLTIILSIDVALFRVYGIWSAYSGPMKIYSPLWDGTDDKEPFGREEDTVCFGKEWYRFPSSYFLPRDMHAKFVRSEFRGLLPGEFAEAETGFGFWSGTWLPTAGMNDHNEEDLGKYTELPACAFLVDTQYPERNDPLPPNEPDYIADEKNWEIVKCEPFLDAAKTHMLARTLWVPDASFIPDKFKRKWGRHCLLQRKKAAEPAAVK
- a CDS encoding related to nuclear assembly factor NAF1, with the translated sequence MSGFQIPGLGQAKPNETLPPMPADVLAAAAASVQDTEITDAVPNNPKDQPSASAATEAKPSEAEPAPVADSDAMVVDQPESPPSLTGALEAAIGGLNPTQAAQPAPTENTETVPLQNDQGDNPEWEVDSSPYESSSESSSSDSSDEDSDDNEGYELLGVEETARLLMQAEGGSDDEGDRGATSSRTTQVRTKNEIPEEVIPKPDVTITSEMKMEELGAIEHIVENMMLIKAFTPGEYQVLDSGSVLCTAERVVIGAIADTIGKVLQPMYTVRFTSDQDIKDLGLEVGQTVYYPTDHAAYVFTEPLKNMKGSDASNLHDEEVGDDEMEFSDDEKEAEYKRAIKQKKKDKWKKDPSRGGKEPHPLRQESRPDGGLNYDDDDDGPYKPLARPPGYGSGPSTTEIYEPPSSRNFNQRGGRRGDSRGRGGRGRGSGRGGRGGFNQPRDGYSLPPQASPQHVQQAAPPAPWAGAQAPAQGAAPAMPNFGFQIPGWPQPPAQGNAAAAPPPPPGWPAAQGQQQAANGGSFVNPAFFAALMSSMQAQQNGQSPWGQQQQPPNSGNGQGQ